From a region of the Parus major isolate Abel chromosome 6, Parus_major1.1, whole genome shotgun sequence genome:
- the LOC107206716 gene encoding dual specificity protein phosphatase 13-like isoform X2, whose amino-acid sequence MCLERLCRSGQCGAAGPRAGAARLPGTCPSPSHSRPRHGAGLAAPQGRSALDLGMSATQAPDTQDPEGAGTCPEDVPSLKEIEQLLNSGRPSCNHVDEVWPNLFLGDLVTAHNRFILWKMGVTHVLNAAHGTAYSHGGQDFYGATIDYYGVPAHDLPSFDISQFFFSAAQFIHNALNTPGVEAIKTVKEHRWISPNRGFLKHLRNLDVQLRQRKDC is encoded by the exons ATGTGTTTGGAGCGGCTGTGCCGCTCGGGGCAGTGCGGAGCGGCCGGCCCCAGAGCGGGGGCAGCCCGGCTGCCCGGCACCTGCCCCAGCCCATCTCACAGCCGGCCCCGGCACGGAGCGGGGCTGGCAGCGCCCCAGGGCCGTTCCGCCCTGGATCTCGGCATGTCTGCGACACAGGCGCCCGACACCCAGGACCCTGAAGGCGCTGGGACATGCCCGGAGGACGTCCCCTCCCTCAAGGAAATCGAGCAGCTCCTGAACAGTGGGCGGCCCTCTTGCAATCACGTTGATGAAGTATGGCCTAATCTCTTCTTAGGGGACCT AGTAACAGCACAcaatagatttattttatggAAGATGGGTGTGACCCATGTTTTAAAtgctgcccatggcacagcatACAGCCACGGAGGCCAGGACTTTTACGGAGCAACTATTGATTATTATGGTGTACCAGCCCATGACCTGCCAAGCTTTGATATCAGCCAGTTCTTTTTCTCTGCGGCACAGTTTATCCACAATGCCTTGAACACGCCAGGAG TTGAAGCCATCAAGACAGTGAAGGAGCATCGATGGATTTCACCCAATCGTGGTTTTCTGAAGCACCTGCGAAACCTGGATGTTCAGCTACGGCAAAGGAAAGACTGCTGA
- the LOC107206716 gene encoding dual specificity protein phosphatase 13-like isoform X1 — protein sequence MCLERLCRSGQCGAAGPRAGAARLPGTCPSPSHSRPRHGAGLAAPQGRSALDLGMSATQAPDTQDPEGAGTCPEDVPSLKEIEQLLNSGRPSCNHVDEVWPNLFLGDLVTAHNRFILWKMGVTHVLNAAHGTAYSHGGQDFYGATIDYYGVPAHDLPSFDISQFFFSAAQFIHNALNTPGAKILVHCAVGVSRSASLVLAYLMINHHLPLVEAIKTVKEHRWISPNRGFLKHLRNLDVQLRQRKDC from the exons ATGTGTTTGGAGCGGCTGTGCCGCTCGGGGCAGTGCGGAGCGGCCGGCCCCAGAGCGGGGGCAGCCCGGCTGCCCGGCACCTGCCCCAGCCCATCTCACAGCCGGCCCCGGCACGGAGCGGGGCTGGCAGCGCCCCAGGGCCGTTCCGCCCTGGATCTCGGCATGTCTGCGACACAGGCGCCCGACACCCAGGACCCTGAAGGCGCTGGGACATGCCCGGAGGACGTCCCCTCCCTCAAGGAAATCGAGCAGCTCCTGAACAGTGGGCGGCCCTCTTGCAATCACGTTGATGAAGTATGGCCTAATCTCTTCTTAGGGGACCT AGTAACAGCACAcaatagatttattttatggAAGATGGGTGTGACCCATGTTTTAAAtgctgcccatggcacagcatACAGCCACGGAGGCCAGGACTTTTACGGAGCAACTATTGATTATTATGGTGTACCAGCCCATGACCTGCCAAGCTTTGATATCAGCCAGTTCTTTTTCTCTGCGGCACAGTTTATCCACAATGCCTTGAACACGCCAGGAG ccAAAATATTGGTACATTGTGCAGTTGGAGTAAGCAGATCAGCTTCTCTAGTCCTAGCATATCTCATGATAAATCACCACCTCCCATTAGTTGAAGCCATCAAGACAGTGAAGGAGCATCGATGGATTTCACCCAATCGTGGTTTTCTGAAGCACCTGCGAAACCTGGATGTTCAGCTACGGCAAAGGAAAGACTGCTGA